From Prevotella sp. oral taxon 299 str. F0039:
AGATCATAGCAGTGAACAAAGAGCGAACGATATCCTTACGAAAATGATGGTCGGTGTTATCGGTTTTATTCTTAATAAAGCTATAATAGCTACTGATAGTATAGACTTCGTTCGATGAAAGATTACAAACAGGATGAGTTCGAGAGAATAAAAAGAGCGAAGTTAATTCGGTTATGTCTTTCACAATGTCGTTAAAAAACCGATGAGAAAGCATAAATGCCATTCCCATACAATCACGACTGACAGTGTAATCGCTAATAATTTGCCCTTCACTGATGATGATTAGGTCGTTGGCTTTTACGTCATAGCGAATGGTATCCACTGTATATGAGGCTGAACCACGCAAACATATTGCCAAGAAAAGACAGCCCATGCGACGTGGTTGATTGCTTTTGGGCATATCGTCGATATGTTCAAGCATCACCATATCACGATCAATATGACTGCATCTGCCTTTTTCTAGAATGGTATCTACCGTGACGTTATCCAATATTACTTTCGATTTCATCCTTATTATCTTTATTTCTGATATTTAATGTTGTAAGTCTTTCTTGACAAAGACTTAGTAGATGTATTTCAATAGAAATACCCTAGTTTTACAAATATACTAATTTAGCGTTACGAGAACGATATAAATAGCGTTTCTTTTGTTTGTTTTAACAAATAAACTAATGCGTCCTTGATTGAAAACAGACTTTCGTTTGCGGTTCAACGACAAGTCCTTCGACCTTCGTTATCTGCGATATTGCAAACGAACTATCGCCCCAAATCACTACGTCTTTATATTGTTTGCGCTCGTTGTTGATAGAAAGTTGCTCATCGTAAACCCCTAAACACCTATAAAAAACATTGTTGGCACATATCCATTCGCCTGACTTTGTATCTCGAAAGGTAATTCTTATAAAGCCATTAAAAGGTTTATCGAACACGAAAAGGGCTATATCTGACGACTGATATATCTGTCTTGGGATGAGGGTTTTAACCACTTTATAGTGGGTTTCGACGTGAGTTGGAGTCCAACTGGGTACCAATAAGCCTGCAGAAGCCGCCTTGGTAGTCACAACGGGCATGCAATTGGGTTGAAAAGACCTGTCTTCTAAAAGCGAATGAAGATTGTTTCCTTGGCTCATCACCCATTGATCGTCGTCGTTCCAAAATGCTCCAGTAAACAAACAATACCACTCTTGGTTACTAATAACACGCTTGGTGCGATTCCATTTGTCGATTATTGCACCATCAACAGCAATCGTTGGTTGCGAAAGTGCATTGCTTTGAGGGGTGCAAACGATGGCTATGGTGTTGTTTCCTGGGTGCAAAAAGTGGGTAATATCGTAGCTTTGCGCTTTAACACTCAATGATGGCGAGGGGCGAAAAGGTTCTAAAACGGCAGTAGAAACGTTGCGTTGATTAACAAAAAGCGTGAATTGTTGCTCGCTAGCAATGGTTATTTGCGCCTTTAACGACTTGCTTTCGAGGAACAAGTTGCGCACAAACACCACCTCTTCGGCAAAACATTGTCGAAAAGGAGTAATCCAATAAGCTCCTCCTTCTTGCGCTTTTAAGGCGAAAGAATTGAGCAATAAAACGATGATACAAACGAAACCACGCATCAGTCTACATCTATTTTGATAATCAACTCGCCACTACCGATTTACATCTGCGCACGAGTTCAAGTCTATTTCACTACAAAATGATTGAGAAAAGGTGTAAGTTGCCCCGTAAAAGCCCCCTACACCTTTCGAAAAAGAACGTTATTTTTATAACTTTATATTTTGAGTTCCTGCGCTTTTGAAGGTTAATTTATAAACCTTTCCATTGCACTTCACATCTACCTTACCTGCTTCTAGGCTCTTAACAGCGATAGATTTCACTGCACTTTCATTCCAACTGAAAGGCTGAAGAGTTGAAATAGGTTTCTAAAAGGGCTTTTTTGCTTTCTATCCTCTTTTGTCTTATCTTATAAAACTTTTCCTCTTGCTCTGCAAAAGTAATGTTTTTACACTTCAATAGCATTGATATTACCCATCAAAAGCAATGAGATTGCACCGCAAAAGCAATGCTTTTAGATTGCGATGGCTCAAGTGCTGTTATATAAAGAGGTGTAGAAACGAATATGCCCTCTCTGTACTTTGAGCGTAAGAGAGGGCATGTTATAGCGTGCTTTTATGCGTCTATATTCGCATAAGTAGCATTTTGTTCTATAAATTCACGACGTGGTTCAACGTCATCTCCCATCAACATTGAGAAAATTTCATCTGCTTCGGCAGCGTTCTCAATTGTAACTTGCTTTAAAAGTCGTGTTTGAGGGTTCATAGTTGTTTCCCATAATTGCTCTGGATTCATCTCTCCAAGACCTTTATAGCGTTGTACGTGGATGCTCTTTGAATCGTCTTTGCCCTCTGTATGTCTATCAATAAAGGCTTGTCTTTGTTGCTCTGTATAGCAATATTCTTTCTCTTTGTTCTTGTAACTACACAAGTATAGAGGTGGAGTTGCAATATAAAGGTGACCTTCTTGTATCACTTTAGGCATGAAACGATAGAAAAGTGTCATGATAAGGGTGTCGATATGCGATCCATCGACGTCGGCGTCGGTCATAATAATAATCTTATCGTAACGCAACTTGTCGATATTTGCTTCTTTATCGTCTTCTCCTTCTACTCCGAAACGAACACCAATACTTTGAATAATGTTCATTACCGACTCGCTTTCGAAAACCTTATGCCACATAACTTTTTCGACATTAAGTATCTTTCCACGCAAAGGTAGAATCGCTTGGCAGTATCTATCACGTCCTTGTTTAGCTGAACCGCCCGCAGAATCACCCTCAACGAGGAATATTTCGGATGTTTTTGGGTCTTTATTAGAGCAGTCTGCCAACTTACCAGGTAAGCCTCCGCCAGTCATTGGGTTCTTTCTTTGAACGCTTTCTCTTGCCTTTCGTGCTGCAATACGTGCGGTAGCGGCTAGTATAACCTTATCACATATAAGCTTTGCTTCCTTTGGATGCTCTTCAAGATAATCGGCTAATGCTTCTCCAACCGCTTGTTGTACTGCTCCAGAGACCTCACTATTGCCCAGTTTTGTTTTGGTTTGACCTTCGAATTGTGGCTCTGCTACTTTGATAGAGATAACAGCTGTGAGTCCTTCTCTAAAGTCTTCGCCCGCAATCTCAATCTTTGCTTTTTCTATTTGCTTTGAAATTACAGGATCATTGTCTGCATATGCTTTCAAAGTACGTGTCAAAGCCATTCTAAAGCCAGTGAGATGGGTACCACCTTCGATTGTATTAATGTTGTTAACATACGAGTGTATGTTCTCAGAATAATCGGTATTGTACATCACTGCCACTTCGATTGGCACGTTATTCTTTTCAGTTTTAAGATAAATAACATCGTCAAAAAGATGTGTTCTGTGTCTATCGATGTATCTTGCAAATGCTTTCAAGCCGTCTTGAGCATAGAATTCCTCTCTACGTATTTTGCCTTCTTCATCTAAACGCAAGTCGGTTAGAGTTATTCTAACGCCTGCATTCAAGTAAGCAAGCTCACGCATACGACGTGAAATGATGTCCCATTTATATAATGTAGTAGTGAATATGCTTGGATCTGGCCAGAATTGTTGACGTGTTCCACGAAGATTTGTCTCTCCAACTACCTTTACAGAATAGAGAGGTTTACCTTGTTCGTATTCTTGTTGATAAATCTTTCCATCACGAAATACTTGAGATTTCATGTGAGTTGACAAAGCATTAACACAAGAAACACCCACTCCATGAAGTCCACCACTTACTTTATACGAGCCTTTATCAAACTTTCCGCCCGCATGTAACACGGTCATAACTACTTCAAGAGCTGACTTATGCAACTTTTCGTGCATATCTACAGGAATACCTCTACCATTATCTTGCACAGTTATTGAGTTATCTTCGTTGATTGTAACCTCAATATCAGTACAATAACCTGCCATTGCTTCGTCAATAGAGTTATCTACTGTTTCATTAACGAGGTGATGTAAACCCTTTTCGCTAATGTCTCCTATATACATTGCAGGACGTTTTCGAACTGCTTCTAATCCTTCGAGCACCTGAATGTTACTCGCCGAATAGTTATTTTCTATGTTTTGATTTTCTGACATGTTATCTTTCAGTAAATATATCTTTGCAAAGATATAAAAAATATACGTAATAATGAAAATTTCAACAATATAAAAAATGCTTTTGTTTCTTATCTATTTTATTACATTTCACGCCACCTAAATAGAACATATTTATGTATATGAAATTGAGAAGAACACTTTTATAACATGATTCTTTATTAAAGAGAAACAAAAGAAGATTATCTAAGAAAAATAAAAGCTATGCTTTTGATGTGTAAAAGCATTGACTTTAGGGTGCAAAAGCTATGATATTGCAACACAAAAGCAATGCTATTGTTTCATAAGAAGAGAGGAATAAAAGAAAAGGATGTGCTTAATAATGAACGAATGGGATAAAATTTTACAAACAAAAACCTTTCTACACGAGCCAACAACCATGTTGAGAACGTGTAGAAAGGATAGTTATTGAAAAATTAAAATTATAAAAGCACTCACGATCTACTCATCGCAAGTGGATCAATTATTTTATAGTTGCTTTAATAAAGCTCTTTCCTGCTGGACTCTTTCCATCTTGATTGTAGTTCACTTTATCGTAAACACCCGCTGGAAGATCACTTAAAACAAATGCAGTACAATGTCGTCCAGCAATCACTTTATCTGTTGCTGCGGTATTAATTGCTGTTGCATCCATACTAATAACAGCTCCCAAAAGACCTCCACCTGACACTCCTATACTTGTATCAAGACGTATTAAGCCCTCACGATGATAAAGTATTTCATTTGTATGGGTTGATTTTAAAGTGTATTCTACACCCACTGTGATAACACCTCCAATGTTATTGCGTTTCCAAGACTTGATAGTTGTGAACATACAAGCATCTGCTCCAAGGATCGAACGGAACTTCTTTAGGTCGCCATTGATAAACATTTCGCTATCATAAGCACTCTCACCTTTAAACAAATCCATTGTCATTAAAGGAGAATACACATAATATCCTTTTTCACAAAGAGGTCCATAAAGTGTGGTATAGAAATATTCTTTTGCCTGAACAAAGTTTGTTTTATTGATAGGAGGCATGATTACGATAGACGCAGGCTTATCACTATACATCTTAGGGTATTGAGCTTCAAGTGTAATTGTTTGCGAACAAGAAGCAAATAGCAATATCGTTACTACGATTAATAAATACTTTTTCATTTCTCTAGCTGTTTAATTATTCTACTAACGTATGTTGCTGACTCGGGATAAAGGGCGATTTCTGCTTTTAAATACTTTATTCCTTCTTCTTTTTTACCTAGCTTACAAAGTAAAAAACCATACTCTGCATTGAGTCCAGGGGGCACAGTTTTGCGCAATCCCTTTTGCTTTTCAATCATTTTTTGATACACTTCCAACAACTGTTGTTGTGTAGCCTCACTTTGCTTCTTATCATATTGATAAGTAGCATCTTCGTAATTATACCACGAATAGAGTGGCTTAGGAACCGAACAACTAGCCATTAAGCCAACTAAAAGGGCTATTGATAAAACTTTTTTCATTATGGTAATTTTATTAGTTTAGTTTCTTGTGGAGATAAAAACAATTTTTTTGAATAGATAACTTCATTGCCATTGCGAACAATAATATCACGTTTTCCAGGCTTAACTGCATAAGATTGTCCTTTATAAGTTGCCTTGCTATCTCTCACTACCTTTGCTTCGAATGTTGTTTTCCCATCGAGTGTAATAGTAAGAGGCCTATTTACATATTGCTTATACGATACAAATAGTAGGAAAGCAACATCTTCTTTGCCCGATTGTTGTTCTCTTGGATAAGTGATTTTGCATGCAACTAAAAGCACCAAAGCACTCAAAAACAATATAACTTTAGTCTTCATAGTCCTTATTTTTTAATTTCTTCGATATAATAGTCATTGATTTTACTTGCATCAATAGGCGTTGTTGCCGACACTTCTACCACAGAAAACTCTGTTTCGGGAGTGTCTCCAGCAGTAGAAATCACCTTTACTGTTCCTACATTCTTACCTGGAAGTTCTATCATTACACCTGTTTGAGGGTTCTTTACCTTTTTACCTTTCATTTTAATAGTAAACATATCGCCTTCAACAACACCTTGACTTGCTCCTCCACCTATAAGAACAGCATCGTTATCATAGCTTAAGAAATAAGTGCGCCATGGTTTATTGGTACATTTATTGATAATGTTTTCTACCAATTGACCTATTGCTTCTGATATTGCTTTATCGCTTAAAGAAGCATCAAAGTCTGCATTACTACCCAAACCCATTGTTGTTTTACTTGTAACTTCTGCCGAACCCTTTGCCTCATCCGAGTAAACTATCAAGCCTGTTGATACATCTACCAATCTAATTGCAACGGCAGCATCAACCGTTTGTGTTTTTGTATTGGTGAAAACGCCTTGTTTTCCAATGTTCTTTCTACCAAATTCGGTAATCGAACCGATAATTAAATAATCGGCACCAATGGTGTTTGCACTTCCTTCTCCTTTCTTAACCTCTTCTAATAAGGCGTTAAGATCACCACGTTCGAGTAATAAAAACTTACCAGAAGCAGCCAATTTAGCCGACAAAATGTCGAGGGCTTGCTTTCCCATTGGGTCGTTTTCTTTGTCATAGAAAAGTCCTTTTCCATATTGAGTCTCATTAGAGAAACGTCCAATTGCCACTTTTCTCTTAATCACTTTGCCTGCAGGTGCGTTAGTATCTACATTCACTTTTTCCACAACTTCAACTTTTCGTTGTGCAAAAGCACCTGTTCCTAAGCAAAGAAATGCCATTGCAAGTAGTATTTTCTTATTCATATTCGATTAATATTAATTGTTTTTACTCTTTTAAGTTGTTTAATAATAGATCGTACGAAGGCGTTTTTTTACTTCTTCTTTTTCTTCTATAACGCAACAAATATACATCTTTTTTTTTACAAATAAAAACGTATTTATCCGATATTTTCATAATTTAATCTAACTTATTTACAACAATATTGCATAATAGTAGTTCAAATAAAGAAATAAGAATATAAAAATACGTTTCTTTTACCAGTTCATTAGATAATGTAATGATATTTTTTACATAATGAATTCTCGTCTAAAAACCAATACGCTGTATTCTATTGTCGCTTTATTCTCTTTTCTTTTTCTAACCATCTCACTTCCATCACTTCTCGTTCCTATTCCTCTTATTTCCAAATACTTATATACGCCCTTCACAAAAGCAATGTTTTTACACTACAAAAGGGTTAAGATTGCAATGCAAAAGCTATGATATTGCAATGCAATAGCATTGCTTTTACTTGTTAATCGTTTACTATTTATTTGTTAATCATTAACTATTTACTTATTTGTATTTTACTCTTCGCCTATTCGTATTCTACCCTTTTCTTGGAATACTCCATCCTTTGATGGTACATTGCGCCATAGTTTAACGGCCATGTTCCAGCATTTTTTGCTGTAACGCTTTAGAGAAAACAAGGCTAATCACTCCCCTCTCCCCTTGGAGAGGGGCTGGGGGTGAGGCCGGTTGGGGGTGAGGCTTATTTTCCTTTACTCCGGCAACATCACCACTTCAACCCTATTCCCTTGTGCCATTAATTGGTGTGCAACAAACTGTTGCAGGCGTTGGGGTGTGATGTTTTGCAGCTCGGTTAGGTAGTTCGTGTGGATGTCGATGCCCTGTTTCGCCCATGTTTGCACGGCTCGTAGCCACGTGCTGTTTTGCTTTGTGCGTTCTTCAAAGCGTTTGGCGAGGTGGCGTTTCACGTTTTCGAGCAGCGTGGGGTCAATGTTACGAGCCATGTTTTCGGCCTCGGCGCGCATTGCCTTGAGGGTGCTGTCAACCAATTCTGGTTTCATTGGGCAGATGCCATATAGTTTTAAGTAGGTGGTGTTCACGTCAGGTGCGAGGGTACAAGAAGCATCGGTGCTGTAAGCCGCACCCATTTCTTCGCGTATTCGCTGAGTGTAACGCATGCCAAGCAGCTGACCTACGGCCTCGGCCATCACGATATTGGCCAATGTATAGGGCGTGCCCTTAGCCCACCAAACGATGTAGGCGTTGGCTTTGGGCGTGGTCATGGCGTGGCGGAAGTGGTTACAAACAATGCCGGGGGCATAGGTTTGCACACTGCGCAGCGTGCCAACAAGGGATGTTTCGTTGTTGGGAGCGATGGTAGTGGTGGGCGTGGTAGAGTCTTGCGCTGCCTGATGGTGGGGCGAAGGCTCGTTGATAAGGGCTGGTTGCCATGAAGCGAACGGGGGGTTGCTTGCAGGCAACGAGCCGATGTAACGGCAAACGAGGGCGAGAAGGCTGTCGCGTTGGAAGTGGCCAACGAAAACGAAGGTGAAGTTTGCAGCGTTAGCCATGCCTTGACGCGCCAGGTTGAGAATGCGATTGGGGTCTACATGGTCGAGATCGGCGAGCGTGTTGTTGGCGAAACGTGGGTTGTGGGCGTGCAAGGTGGCCGCAAGCGAGTCACTAAGGGCCATTTCGGGCAGGCCTGCCACTTGGCTAAGGCGCGCCCTGCTGTTGGCCATGATGTTGTCAAAAGCCTGTTGGTTGGGGCGCAAGGCGGTGAAATAAAGGTAAGTTTGCTGCAAAAGGCACTCGGCATCGCGTGTAGAGGCACTGCTGTTGAGGCTTAGCCAATAGGTGTCGAGCGAGAGATTGACGTTGGCCGTTTGCCCCGTTAGCACCTTGGTGAGCTGTTGTGATGAGAAATCGCCTAGTCCGCTACTACCCACAATGCGGTTGAAGAAACGCGCATTGGCGAAGTCGGCCTGTTCCAAACGCGACGAACCGCCGGGCGCGAAGGCCGTCATCAGCAGTTCGTCTTTGCCCGTAGAGGTGGGTTTGAGCAGCACCGTCACCCCGTTAGACAGCTCTATGCGCTCGATACCCAAAGCGGATTCGTGGCGTTGGCTAACGATGTGGCCTGCCTTGGGCAATACGGGGAGCAGCGGTTGGTTGGGGGTATCGTCTTTATATGGTGCAAGGTTGGCCGTGGCGGGCTGCAAAACGGCTTGCAAAAGGCTCTCTTGGGTGGGCTGGGTTGCACCCTCGCGTTGTGGGTTTAGGCTTAAAACAACGAGGTTTCTACCGCTAGTGGGGAGCATCTTGCGCAGCCATTGTTGCACGTCGGCAGGCGTAATGGTATCGACTATGCTTGTTCGCAACTGCCGAAGAACATCGGGCGAAGGCATGGGTTCGCCACTTAGGGCGTGTTCCACCAGTTGGTTGCCCAAGTAATTGTTACCCACTTCGTTGCGTGCGGCATACTGCCGTTCGATGATATTGCGCTCTTCGGCCTTGGCACGAGCCAATTCGGCAGGTGTAAACCCATGCTTGGCAGCACGCCATAATTCGGTCATCACGGTTTGTGTGGCAGCCTGTGCCTGTCCGTCTTTGGCCATAATGGTTACTTGGAAGGCGTATTTGGAGGAGGCATAGAGATATACGCCATAGCCCACCACGGCCTGTGTGAAGGGGCATTGGGGCTTAACCACCTGCTCGGCAAGGCGCATGCGCAGCATCGACATCATCAAAGAGCGGCGCACTAAGAGGCGTTGATAAGTGCTTGAGGCTTTGAAAGCGGGCGTTATGGGCGGCATTTTGCAGAACACTTGTACAAGCGTGGTGCGCTGTTCGGCATCGCTATCCACCACAACGATGGGCTTGGCGTTGTCGGCAACGGGCACAATGGCGGGTCGGCGCGCGGCCTTGGTGGGGCGTATGGGGGCGAAAAGTACCTCGATACGTTTGGCCGTGCGTGCCACATCCACATCGCCCACCACGATAATTGCTTGGTTTTGGGGATGATACCAGCGGTGATAATACTGCCGAAGGGTGGAAGGGCCAACGGTATCTATCACTTCCATCAAGCCTATTGGGGCGCGCCGAGCGTACAAACTGTTGGGGTAAAGGCGCGGGAGATTGCGTTGTAGCATGCGTGCCGTGGCCGAATTGCGTTGTCGCCACTCTTCGTTAATCACGCCACGTTCCTTATTTATCTCTTCGGGCGATAACGAAATGTCGCACACCCAATCGCGAAGTGCAAGCAGACAACTGTCTAAGGCCGAGGAGCGCGCTGTGGGAACGTTGTTGAGATGATACACGGTGCGCTCCATTCCGGTATAGGCATTGATGTTTTGACCGAATTTTAGACCAAGCGTTTCGAGGTAAGCCACGAGCGTATTGGATGGGAAATGGCGCGTGCCGTTAAAGCAAAGATGCTCTAAGAAGTGGGCCAAGCCGCGTTGGTTGTCGCTCTCTTGCAGCGAGCCAACGCATTGGGCGAGGTAGAAATTGGCGCGATTGGGGGGCGTGTTGTTGCGAAGTATATAATAGGTAAGGCCGTTTGGCAACTTGCCCACATGCAGATTGGGGTCGGTGGACAGTGTTGCCTGTGTGCGTTTGGCGTTTGCCGAAAGGGCAAACAGGGCGAGAGCAAGGATAAGGAGGTATTTTTTCATTTCCGCAAAGGGGTGTTATCGCTGTTTGATATAGGACTGTGCCCCGCTAGAAAGCCAAGCCAAGGGCGGCCTCAAAGTTGTGGCGCGTGCCGTGAATGGTGGGTTGGGCTTTAAGCACATAGCCCAATTGGTAGGCCAATGAGAGCGTCAGCTGATAGTGGGCGAAACGCTTGGCCGTGCCCAAGGCTATGCGTATGCTGGCCGTAGACGTGGCGTAGAAACGTTGCAGGGGAAGTGCTAGTTGGGTAGAGAACACCGTTTCTTGCGTTGAAGGGTAGCTTAACGAGGCCTTGGGCAGGGTGAAAGCTTGGCTTGCACCATAGAAAAAGGCGAAGTTTCGAGGCAAGGGACGTTGCGAACGATAGGCTGCGGCGAGATGGAAAGCATCGCGAACGAGGGTGTGTTGCGTGGCTCCGTCTTGTCGTTTCTCGTGTTCGGCGGTGGCATCGAGTGCAAATAGGTCGAGCCGCTGCGAGGTAAAACGATGGTAGAGCAAAGCGTTAAGGCCGACATCGCGATGGTTATACACATAGTTTTTCTGTCCGCCAAGGATGTTGTCTAGCCTATCCCAGCCCTTAGTAAAGTGGGCGTGAACTGTGGTTTGCAGGCGAAGAGCGGGCGAAAGGGAATGAATTAGGCCCGCAAGAATGCGCGTTTGACGGAGGTTATAGGTGGAAAGGAGGTTGGCCGACACGTTTTTTGTTCGGCTTCGGCGTATGCTGTCGCGTTGCGCAAGATGGCTGGCGCGCGCCCAAAGCATTGTTTCGTTCCAGGTGAAGCTGGCTTGCAGCGACAGCTCGTGCCCGTAGGTGTTGGCTTGCATCTCGCGGTTTTGCAGCTTACCTGTCTTTCGGTGCATGCCAAATCCCATCAGTTCGTAGGCCATAAAGTCCAATCGGTCGATGCGATCGTTATTCTCGTTCACGTAGATCAGGTTGTTATCGCTTGTTCCGTAGACCATTCCTGCCGCCATAGAGATATGCACGGGGGCGAGGTTTAGGCCCACATTGAGGTGATAACGCGAGTAAAAGCTCTCGGTAGAGGGGCGTGGGTCGTTGCTGCGTGCACCCTTATGATACCTTATTTGCAGGGCTGCACCGAGGTCGAACAGGTGCGAAAGGCGGTAATTGGCTGCGCCTTTAAGTTGGTAGGTTTCGTTTAGCCAGTTGCCTTTGCGTGGCGAAGCGAAGTAGTAAGGCATGCCCAGGCGTGGCGTTTCGCTAAGCAGCCAACCCACACTATCGGCAAATTGTCGGTTGTAGGCAAATTCCCCATATAGTCGCCAACGCTTAGACGTGTACACGCCCATTGACGAGAGTCGCAGATTCGTATCTTTTTCGGGTATCTGCAAGCGCATTAAAGGGCCTCGTTCGTGGCTGAAAGTCGCCGAGGTATAGCCATAACTCTGCGCCGGTAGCAAGTAAATGCCTAGGGGCGAAGCCATGGTTTGGTGGTGCTGTTGCCACTCTTGGGGAGTTGGAACAGCAAAATGCGTGAGCGAATCTTGAGCGGAGGCGATGTGGAAAAGCCCGAACAAGAGGCTAGATACGAATAAACGTGCGTGCATGTTGTTGATTTGGGAATTTCGTTATAGGCAATTCTCCGCCTGCCTGTATAGCAAAAGCAGGCAGGCGGAGAAGCTTATAATGGGGCGTTACTTGCTTGGGGCAAACGCCTTAGGGTTTGGAATCATCTGAACAAAGTCGAGTG
This genomic window contains:
- a CDS encoding DUF6850 family outer membrane beta-barrel protein → MHARLFVSSLLFGLFHIASAQDSLTHFAVPTPQEWQQHHQTMASPLGIYLLPAQSYGYTSATFSHERGPLMRLQIPEKDTNLRLSSMGVYTSKRWRLYGEFAYNRQFADSVGWLLSETPRLGMPYYFASPRKGNWLNETYQLKGAANYRLSHLFDLGAALQIRYHKGARSNDPRPSTESFYSRYHLNVGLNLAPVHISMAAGMVYGTSDNNLIYVNENNDRIDRLDFMAYELMGFGMHRKTGKLQNREMQANTYGHELSLQASFTWNETMLWARASHLAQRDSIRRSRTKNVSANLLSTYNLRQTRILAGLIHSLSPALRLQTTVHAHFTKGWDRLDNILGGQKNYVYNHRDVGLNALLYHRFTSQRLDLFALDATAEHEKRQDGATQHTLVRDAFHLAAAYRSQRPLPRNFAFFYGASQAFTLPKASLSYPSTQETVFSTQLALPLQRFYATSTASIRIALGTAKRFAHYQLTLSLAYQLGYVLKAQPTIHGTRHNFEAALGLAF
- a CDS encoding DUF4810 domain-containing protein, which produces MKKVLSIALLVGLMASCSVPKPLYSWYNYEDATYQYDKKQSEATQQQLLEVYQKMIEKQKGLRKTVPPGLNAEYGFLLCKLGKKEEGIKYLKAEIALYPESATYVSRIIKQLEK
- a CDS encoding GNA1162 family protein — translated: MKKYLLIVVTILLFASCSQTITLEAQYPKMYSDKPASIVIMPPINKTNFVQAKEYFYTTLYGPLCEKGYYVYSPLMTMDLFKGESAYDSEMFINGDLKKFRSILGADACMFTTIKSWKRNNIGGVITVGVEYTLKSTHTNEILYHREGLIRLDTSIGVSGGGLLGAVISMDATAINTAATDKVIAGRHCTAFVLSDLPAGVYDKVNYNQDGKSPAGKSFIKATIK
- a CDS encoding pitrilysin family protein codes for the protein MKKYLLILALALFALSANAKRTQATLSTDPNLHVGKLPNGLTYYILRNNTPPNRANFYLAQCVGSLQESDNQRGLAHFLEHLCFNGTRHFPSNTLVAYLETLGLKFGQNINAYTGMERTVYHLNNVPTARSSALDSCLLALRDWVCDISLSPEEINKERGVINEEWRQRNSATARMLQRNLPRLYPNSLYARRAPIGLMEVIDTVGPSTLRQYYHRWYHPQNQAIIVVGDVDVARTAKRIEVLFAPIRPTKAARRPAIVPVADNAKPIVVVDSDAEQRTTLVQVFCKMPPITPAFKASSTYQRLLVRRSLMMSMLRMRLAEQVVKPQCPFTQAVVGYGVYLYASSKYAFQVTIMAKDGQAQAATQTVMTELWRAAKHGFTPAELARAKAEERNIIERQYAARNEVGNNYLGNQLVEHALSGEPMPSPDVLRQLRTSIVDTITPADVQQWLRKMLPTSGRNLVVLSLNPQREGATQPTQESLLQAVLQPATANLAPYKDDTPNQPLLPVLPKAGHIVSQRHESALGIERIELSNGVTVLLKPTSTGKDELLMTAFAPGGSSRLEQADFANARFFNRIVGSSGLGDFSSQQLTKVLTGQTANVNLSLDTYWLSLNSSASTRDAECLLQQTYLYFTALRPNQQAFDNIMANSRARLSQVAGLPEMALSDSLAATLHAHNPRFANNTLADLDHVDPNRILNLARQGMANAANFTFVFVGHFQRDSLLALVCRYIGSLPASNPPFASWQPALINEPSPHHQAAQDSTTPTTTIAPNNETSLVGTLRSVQTYAPGIVCNHFRHAMTTPKANAYIVWWAKGTPYTLANIVMAEAVGQLLGMRYTQRIREEMGAAYSTDASCTLAPDVNTTYLKLYGICPMKPELVDSTLKAMRAEAENMARNIDPTLLENVKRHLAKRFEERTKQNSTWLRAVQTWAKQGIDIHTNYLTELQNITPQRLQQFVAHQLMAQGNRVEVVMLPE
- a CDS encoding helix-turn-helix domain-containing protein; translated protein: MKSKVILDNVTVDTILEKGRCSHIDRDMVMLEHIDDMPKSNQPRRMGCLFLAICLRGSASYTVDTIRYDVKANDLIIISEGQIISDYTVSRDCMGMAFMLSHRFFNDIVKDITELTSLFLFSRTHPVCNLSSNEVYTISSYYSFIKNKTDNTDHHFRKDIVRSLFTAMIYDISNAIYRIQNLGNRKYTRAEDIFNKFIRLVELHFRRERRVSWYADKLDITAKYLSESVKQVSKRTPNEWIDNYVTIALRVLLRNTSKSIKEITQEMNFPNQSFLGTFFKEHVGMTPSQYRKGKSDE
- the gyrB gene encoding DNA topoisomerase (ATP-hydrolyzing) subunit B, giving the protein MSENQNIENNYSASNIQVLEGLEAVRKRPAMYIGDISEKGLHHLVNETVDNSIDEAMAGYCTDIEVTINEDNSITVQDNGRGIPVDMHEKLHKSALEVVMTVLHAGGKFDKGSYKVSGGLHGVGVSCVNALSTHMKSQVFRDGKIYQQEYEQGKPLYSVKVVGETNLRGTRQQFWPDPSIFTTTLYKWDIISRRMRELAYLNAGVRITLTDLRLDEEGKIRREEFYAQDGLKAFARYIDRHRTHLFDDVIYLKTEKNNVPIEVAVMYNTDYSENIHSYVNNINTIEGGTHLTGFRMALTRTLKAYADNDPVISKQIEKAKIEIAGEDFREGLTAVISIKVAEPQFEGQTKTKLGNSEVSGAVQQAVGEALADYLEEHPKEAKLICDKVILAATARIAARKARESVQRKNPMTGGGLPGKLADCSNKDPKTSEIFLVEGDSAGGSAKQGRDRYCQAILPLRGKILNVEKVMWHKVFESESVMNIIQSIGVRFGVEGEDDKEANIDKLRYDKIIIMTDADVDGSHIDTLIMTLFYRFMPKVIQEGHLYIATPPLYLCSYKNKEKEYCYTEQQRQAFIDRHTEGKDDSKSIHVQRYKGLGEMNPEQLWETTMNPQTRLLKQVTIENAAEADEIFSMLMGDDVEPRREFIEQNATYANIDA
- a CDS encoding CsgG/HfaB family protein, with the translated sequence MNKKILLAMAFLCLGTGAFAQRKVEVVEKVNVDTNAPAGKVIKRKVAIGRFSNETQYGKGLFYDKENDPMGKQALDILSAKLAASGKFLLLERGDLNALLEEVKKGEGSANTIGADYLIIGSITEFGRKNIGKQGVFTNTKTQTVDAAVAIRLVDVSTGLIVYSDEAKGSAEVTSKTTMGLGSNADFDASLSDKAISEAIGQLVENIINKCTNKPWRTYFLSYDNDAVLIGGGASQGVVEGDMFTIKMKGKKVKNPQTGVMIELPGKNVGTVKVISTAGDTPETEFSVVEVSATTPIDASKINDYYIEEIKK